The nucleotide window ACCTGGCAGCTCACGGTCACCTTCGAGCCCGAGGGGGTGACATCGTGTGCGGGCACGGCGACCGTGGCGCCCTGGCCTTTGGTGGCGCCTTCCATCAGGTAGTCGCGTGCCCGGTCGGGGTCCTTGTACCTGCCGTAGATGCCGGAGACGACCAATGTGCCGCCCTCCTGGTCGCCTTGGCCCGTGTACTGGGCCACCACTGCCTTCGGGTCACGCACGTTGGCCCGGCTCCGGTTCTCCTCGACGATCTGCTTGCCGGCGGTGGAGGAGAGGTCCTGGGACAGCCTGTACGTCCCGCCGACCAGTTCGTCCGGCACGCTCATGCGGTACTTCGCCTCCGGGAACCCGCCCTCCGCACCGTCCACGAACACAGCAACTCCTGCGAGCACAACCACCAACGCACCGACGACGCCCCCGGTGATGCCGAGCACCTTGGCGGTACTGCGGCGGGGAGGCGGCGGGGCCACGGGAGGCGCGCCCCAGGGGCCGGGCCCCCCGGCCGCAGGGTAGGGCTGCGCGTAGTGCGGGACCTGCTGCGGGAACTGGCTTTGGGACGACGCTAGTTCTCTGACGGCATAGGTTCGCAGGGTTGGTGGTCGTGGCGGTTGGATCTGCGGTGGTGCAAGGATGACCACCAACCGCGCCGTTCGGCGGCGAGCGAATGAGGCTGCAATGAGTGAACTGACGAAGCCCGAGATCGACCTTCCGGAGGGTGACGCTCCCACCGAACTGACAATCCGTGACCTTGTTGTCGGGGACGGGCTTGAGGCGAAGCCGGGCAGGGTTGTCCGGGTTCACTACGTCGGGGTCACCTTCGAGTCCGGAAAGGAATTCGACACCTCCTGGGACCGGGGCCAGACGTTCAAGTTCGCGGTGAGCGGTGGCAAGGTCATCAAGGGCTGGGACCGCGGTGTTAGAGGGATGAAGGTCGGCGGCCGGCGCGAGATCATCGTTCCTCCGCGCCTCGGCTACGGCAACCAGTCACCCTCGCCGTTGATCCCGGCGGGCTCGACACTCGTCTTCGTGGTGGACCTGCTCTCCGTCGCAGTCTGAGGCCTTCTGCTACCCGGCCTCTCGGCCCGGAACCAAGGCTGGGAACCACTTGCCGGCTGACGCCCTCCGCACGGATCGGCTACGGGACGCCGCTGACCTCCACGTTCCGCATCGTCAGACGGGAGCCGGTGCTGTGCGTGCGGATGCTGCTCGGTGCTCTCAGCTTTCCGTTGACCGGCGCCGTCGCAACGACAGAGCAGAGCACGCACCACGGATGCGCGTAGAGGTAGCGCTTACGGATGCGTTCCCATCGGACGCCGTGTCCCTTGGTTGTGGTCGT belongs to Streptomyces sp. NBC_01381 and includes:
- a CDS encoding FKBP-type peptidyl-prolyl cis-trans isomerase, which codes for MSELTKPEIDLPEGDAPTELTIRDLVVGDGLEAKPGRVVRVHYVGVTFESGKEFDTSWDRGQTFKFAVSGGKVIKGWDRGVRGMKVGGRREIIVPPRLGYGNQSPSPLIPAGSTLVFVVDLLSVAV